One Bacillus sp. 1780r2a1 DNA segment encodes these proteins:
- a CDS encoding acid-soluble spore protein N, whose translation MGNPKKFAKRFVPDHIGTQPREAGGNNGKKMQDKSGKHPQVIQTKGE comes from the coding sequence ATGGGAAATCCGAAGAAATTCGCCAAACGCTTTGTACCTGACCACATTGGCACTCAGCCGCGAGAAGCCGGTGGTAACAATGGCAAGAAAATGCAAGATAAATCAGGAAAACACCCTCAGGTTATTCAGACAAAGGGAGAATAA
- a CDS encoding FbpB family small basic protein — MRRVNKRTFEELVKENKTKLLEDRQEIDRIERAIEERLEKRMLEKAE, encoded by the coding sequence ATGAGAAGAGTAAATAAACGCACGTTTGAAGAGTTAGTAAAAGAGAATAAAACTAAGTTGTTAGAAGACCGACAAGAAATTGACAGAATTGAGCGTGCCATCGAAGAGCGTCTAGAAAAACGTATGCTTGAAAAGGCTGAATAG
- a CDS encoding redoxin domain-containing protein — protein MLKKVIATFLLVGFAGFAVWQALAPKDDEGEKLSSYADLNIKEGQAEVTNGEPYGLEPGDQAPPFTLKDTEGKSVQLSDFKGKKIILNFWATWCPPCKEEMPAMQQFHETSGKEVHILAVNLTSSEGSKQSVSTFLKENKLSFQVLLDEKDEVATKSYRVMTIPTSYFINEKGKIVKRINGPMTLEQMEAFASESSS, from the coding sequence ATGCTAAAAAAAGTTATAGCAACATTTTTGTTGGTGGGATTTGCTGGTTTTGCTGTGTGGCAAGCTTTAGCACCAAAAGATGATGAAGGAGAAAAGCTGTCATCGTATGCAGATTTAAACATAAAAGAAGGACAGGCTGAAGTAACAAATGGAGAGCCTTATGGCCTAGAGCCTGGAGACCAAGCTCCGCCCTTTACGTTAAAGGATACAGAAGGTAAATCAGTTCAGTTATCAGACTTTAAAGGGAAGAAAATTATTTTAAATTTTTGGGCTACGTGGTGCCCTCCTTGTAAAGAAGAAATGCCAGCTATGCAGCAGTTTCATGAAACATCAGGAAAAGAAGTTCATATCCTAGCTGTGAATTTAACGTCGTCTGAAGGTAGTAAACAAAGTGTTTCAACCTTTTTAAAAGAAAACAAACTATCGTTTCAAGTGCTTCTAGATGAAAAAGATGAGGTAGCTACAAAATCATATCGTGTGATGACCATTCCAACTTCATACTTTATTAATGAAAAAGGTAAAATCGTTAAGCGTATTAATGGACCAATGACGCTAGAACAAATGGAGGCCTTTGCGTCTGAAAGCAGCTCATAA
- the tlp gene encoding small acid-soluble spore protein Tlp: MTWSKPNPDDRSNNVERLQSMVQNTIDNIEKAEATMAHATGEERAKIEQKNHNREVSIEAMRNEIQDESKAREEGYPNSTN; the protein is encoded by the coding sequence ATGACATGGAGTAAACCAAATCCAGATGACCGTAGCAACAACGTAGAACGTTTGCAATCAATGGTTCAAAATACAATTGATAATATTGAAAAAGCTGAGGCTACAATGGCGCATGCGACTGGAGAAGAGCGTGCAAAAATTGAGCAAAAAAATCATAATCGAGAAGTAAGCATAGAAGCGATGCGCAACGAAATTCAAGACGAATCTAAAGCGCGTGAAGAAGGATATCCTAATTCGACTAACTAA